Genomic segment of Aulosira sp. FACHB-615:
GGGTCAAATTCCTTGGGATTTTTTGATAAAGCTTCACGCACAGCTGCGGTGATAGCCAAACGGTTGTCGGTGTCGATGTTCACCTTACGAACACCACTCTTGATACCTTTTTGAATTTCTTCTACAGGTACGCCGTAGGTTTCAGGAATAGCACCACCGTACTCATTAATCAAAGCGATTAAATCTTCAGGTACAGAAGAAGAACCGTGCATTACCAAGTGGGTGTTAGGTAGACGACGGTGAATTTCTTCAATGCGGCTGATAGCCAAAATTTCGCCAGTTGGTTTGCGGGTAAACTTGTAAGCACCGTGGCTAGTACCAATAGCTACAGCCAAAGCATCTACTTGGGTTGCTTCTACAAAGCTAACAGCTTCATCGGGGTCAGTTAGCAGTTGAGAATGGTCAAGAGTACCTTCAAAACCATGTCCATCTTCAGCTTCACCCGCGCCGGTTTCCAAAGAACCCAAGCAACCGAGTTCACCTTCTACACTTACGCCCAAAGCATGAGCTACATTCACAACTTCGCGGGTAACACTAACGTTGTACTCGAAGCTGGCAGGGGTTTTAGCATCAGCTTCTAAAGAACCGTCCATCATCACGCTAGTGAAGTTGTTCTTGATAGCTGAGTAGCAGGTAGAAGGAGCATTACCATGATCTTGGTGCATGACAATGGGAATGTGAGGATAGGTCTCTACAGCAGCCAAAATCAGGTGGCGCAGGAAGTTTTCACCTGCATAGTTACGAGCGCCACGGGAAGCTTGCAAAATTACGGGGCTATCTGTCTCGGCAGCAGCCTTCAGGATTGCCTGAATCTGCTCCAAATTGTTAACGTTAAAAGCTGGGATGCCGTAACCGTTCTCAGCTGCGTGATCCAAGAGCAGCCGCAATGGTACAAGCGCCATAGATAGTCCTCCTAATGTGGTTGTCAGCTAGTCGGTGTGAGAGCAGCGTATTAGTTACGCTAATTCTTAAGAGTTTTTTCAACTTATAGGAAATTATAACTAGAGTCGGGTGTTTATGTTGAAAAAGTTTACGTCATCTCTCACCAAGATGCCTCATGCTTGACTTAGGCGACTGTCAAGTATGCTACGTTACATTTAAGAGATTTAGTAGTTGGTGATTCCAAAAGGCGCATCAGCATAGCCCTCAGACTGAAGTCTGGGGCTACACAAACTAAACCCGCCTACGCAGGGTCACTAAATTTGTTGAAGTGTGTTTTTATGCAATATTTAGATTTAGCCTGCCTACGCAGGCTTGGTTTATGTAGCCTTCTTAGAGAATCCCCCGACTTTTTGCTGAAACGAGCGAAGCGAGGTTTAAGCAGTCGGGGAAGTGTAACAATGCTTTTCCCTCAACTGCTTTCGCGTGTATTCTGATTGGATTTTTCACCCTCTTTTACTCCCCACAACTCCCAGGGCTGTTTCATTCGCTTTGATCAGGATTTTGTCAAGAGTATCATCCAAAAATTTTAGGGAGTTGGTAATCGAACAATTACTGCTTTAACCAGTAAATTTAAGTGCGATCGCCAGGCTCATGAGTAAATAAAATTGTTGAATCACCTGATTTTTTTGCTTGATACGCTTGTAAATTAGAGACTTTTAGGGAACGAAACAGCCCTGCCACAACTCCTGCTCTTATTACTTTACTTGGACTTGTGTGTACACCGTAGGTTTGTGAGGGGAGACTAATCACCATTGCTTACTCCCTGACTACATAATTTTATTTATAAAACCAAATTCATCAAGGAATCCTGGGTTATTTCACCAATTCAGGAATTGTAGCTTCTAATTTCAAGCAATTAGCGCCATTAACTTGTAATTGGTACTCTACCTTATCCATTAACCGATTCATAATTAGCCACCCATAACCCCCTTCTTGTTTATCGACGGGATTAGGTGCTAGGTAAGTAGACATATCGTAGCCTTCGCCATAGTCCCAGATTTCTAGGGAAATGTCTCGGTCTTTGAGTTCTAAACGCAGTAATACTGGTAAATTTGGCTGCTCTTTGTGGGCATGACGCACCACATTAGAGTAGGCTTCTACCAAAGCCAATCGTAAACGACTGGACTGCCGAGACCAATCTACAGAATCTCCTAGCTTGACTTTCAAGCATCCCAGCAACCAGCTTTCGACGATATTTAAATAATTCAAATCACTTGGTACATGAAGCTCACTTTTCATTACTTATAAAACCTCTAGTGAAAGTATAGTTTGATCGTCTTCTTGAACTTGGTTATTTGCTTGGATACGAGCTAGTAAATGGTTCAGAGAAAGTGGTTGTGGCTCTGTTTGGAGAAGTTGCCAAAGACCTTCTTGGTTCAGCATAGAGTGGCTACTTGGCGAAAGATTAGCATCTGGTTGTTCGCATTTTAGTAACTCACTGGATACTGATGCTTCAGTAATCCCATCACTAGCTAACAATAAAGTATCTCCAGTGGAAAGATTTACTCTTCCTGAGAGTGCTTTCCAAGTAGGTAAGATCCCTAAAGGAATGCCACGTACTTTAAGATAGTTGGGCTGCTGGGTTGAGTCAGTTTGGCGAGACCATAGTAGAGGGTAGATATGTCCAGCATTAGCATATACTAGTTCTTTTGTACTAGGTGTATAACAAGCTAATACGAGAGTAATAAAACAATTGTTACTAATTAAGTCATTACACAAAGCATGATTGAGATTTTGGACGATGATATGAGGTTCGGCTGGTGTTTCTTGAGATAATTCGCGCCGCAGTACAGAAATGGCACTAGCCATGAATAAAGCCGCAGGTACACCTTTCCCGGAAACATCACCTACTGCTAACCATAAATCGCCTTTGGGGTGGACAAATACTTCAAAAAAATCGCCTCCTACTTCTCGCGCTGGATAGCAGCAGGCTTGTAGTTTTGCCTCTTTGATATCAGGTAAGCTTTGGCGGAGCAAATTATGTTGAATTTGGCGTGCTACTTCCAATTCAGCGTGAATTTGCTCTTGTTTTTCTTGTAGGCGTTGATAAAGTTTCGCCTGAAAAAGAGCTAAAGCGGCTTGGTCGGCGACACCTGTAATCAATTTAATATCTTCATCTGGCCAAAGCTCATCACGTCCTACCTGATACAGTGCAAGTACGGCTAATAGTTGCTGCTGATAGGTAAGAGGAACTACCAGATAGTTACAAGGGTTGCCATCAAAGGTTTCTTGATTGAGTTGATAATGACGAGTTTCGACAACCTTCTCAAACAAACTATGGTCAAAGGCAAAATTTAATATAGAAGAATTGGCATCTTGATAAGAAAATTTATCATTGGTTAAGCGATCGCCTTCTACCGGAATCAGCAAACAACAAGTAGCATCAAAGGTTTGTCCGATGGTGGCAACAATTTTCTGCAACATATTGCCATAATCGAGAGATTCTCGAATTGCTGTTGTCACCTCATTAAACAAAGATTCTCGGCGTAGCGCCCGACGCAACTCTTGAGTGCGTTGTTTGACTAAACGATATGTCTCAGTAGCTTGTTCAACTAGTAACTTGAGCCGTTCAGGATTCCAAGGCTTTGTGATATATTTGAATACTTGACCGGAGTTGATAGCATCGACCAAATCTTCCACATCAGTAAAGCCAGTTAAAAGAATCCTAATGGTATCAGGAAACCTTTCTACTGTGCGACTGAGAAATTCCGTGCCATTCATTTCTGGCATTCTTTGATCTGAGATGATCACGGCCATCTCACCTTCTTTTTCCAATATGTCCAGCGCACTTAGGGCATGATTGGCTTTAAATACTTGAAAATCTCGCCTAAAAGTGCGGTAGAGTAAATCCAAATTATCTAGCTCATCATCGACAATCATGAGCTTGAGTTTTTCTACCTCTGTCTCAGTCATATTTGACTTTATTTCCGATACTTGTGTGGCGAGACAATACAATTTTTATCCCACCCAGTGACCACC
This window contains:
- a CDS encoding SpoIIE family protein phosphatase; its protein translation is MTETEVEKLKLMIVDDELDNLDLLYRTFRRDFQVFKANHALSALDILEKEGEMAVIISDQRMPEMNGTEFLSRTVERFPDTIRILLTGFTDVEDLVDAINSGQVFKYITKPWNPERLKLLVEQATETYRLVKQRTQELRRALRRESLFNEVTTAIRESLDYGNMLQKIVATIGQTFDATCCLLIPVEGDRLTNDKFSYQDANSSILNFAFDHSLFEKVVETRHYQLNQETFDGNPCNYLVVPLTYQQQLLAVLALYQVGRDELWPDEDIKLITGVADQAALALFQAKLYQRLQEKQEQIHAELEVARQIQHNLLRQSLPDIKEAKLQACCYPAREVGGDFFEVFVHPKGDLWLAVGDVSGKGVPAALFMASAISVLRRELSQETPAEPHIIVQNLNHALCNDLISNNCFITLVLACYTPSTKELVYANAGHIYPLLWSRQTDSTQQPNYLKVRGIPLGILPTWKALSGRVNLSTGDTLLLASDGITEASVSSELLKCEQPDANLSPSSHSMLNQEGLWQLLQTEPQPLSLNHLLARIQANNQVQEDDQTILSLEVL
- the fba gene encoding class II fructose-bisphosphate aldolase (catalyzes the reversible aldol condensation of dihydroxyacetonephosphate and glyceraldehyde 3-phosphate in the Calvin cycle, glycolysis, and/or gluconeogenesis), coding for MALVPLRLLLDHAAENGYGIPAFNVNNLEQIQAILKAAAETDSPVILQASRGARNYAGENFLRHLILAAVETYPHIPIVMHQDHGNAPSTCYSAIKNNFTSVMMDGSLEADAKTPASFEYNVSVTREVVNVAHALGVSVEGELGCLGSLETGAGEAEDGHGFEGTLDHSQLLTDPDEAVSFVEATQVDALAVAIGTSHGAYKFTRKPTGEILAISRIEEIHRRLPNTHLVMHGSSSVPEDLIALINEYGGAIPETYGVPVEEIQKGIKSGVRKVNIDTDNRLAITAAVREALSKNPKEFDPRHFLKPSITYMQKVCAERYQQFGTAGNASKIKQVSLEEFAAKYAKGELNAVTKAAAKV
- a CDS encoding anti-sigma regulatory factor gives rise to the protein MKSELHVPSDLNYLNIVESWLLGCLKVKLGDSVDWSRQSSRLRLALVEAYSNVVRHAHKEQPNLPVLLRLELKDRDISLEIWDYGEGYDMSTYLAPNPVDKQEGGYGWLIMNRLMDKVEYQLQVNGANCLKLEATIPELVK